One Actinomycetota bacterium DNA segment encodes these proteins:
- a CDS encoding 30S ribosomal protein S9, translating to MTQSDLDTVEVLDTEEALEAISEYTTESAPAPKEARKAPDKNGLATGRRKEAIARVRLVPGTGRWTINGRTLEDYFPNKVHQQLVNEPFKTLNFDGAYDVIARIHGGGSSGQAGALRLGVARCLNEIDVEGNRGDLKKAGFLTRDARVKERKKYGLKKARKAPQYSKR from the coding sequence ATGACGCAAAGCGATCTGGACACAGTTGAAGTGCTAGACACCGAAGAAGCATTAGAAGCGATTTCGGAGTACACAACCGAATCAGCACCAGCTCCGAAAGAAGCTCGCAAAGCTCCGGATAAGAATGGTCTTGCAACGGGTCGTCGCAAAGAAGCAATTGCTCGCGTTCGCTTGGTGCCTGGCACTGGACGCTGGACTATTAATGGTCGCACTCTAGAAGATTATTTCCCGAACAAGGTTCATCAGCAGTTAGTAAACGAGCCATTTAAGACTTTGAACTTCGATGGTGCCTACGATGTCATCGCGCGCATACATGGTGGCGGTAGTTCGGGTCAGGCTGGCGCTCTACGGCTCGGCGTTGCACGGTGCTTGAACGAGATTGATGTTGAAGGAAACCGTGGCGACCTGAAGAAGGCTGGCTTCTTGACACGCGATGCTCGCGTCAAAGAGCGCAAGAAGTACGGCCTTAAGAAAGCTCGCAAGGCGCCTCAGTACTCAAAGCGTTAA
- a CDS encoding 50S ribosomal protein L13: MRTYTPKPGDITRDWYVIDATDIVLGRLASQVANLLRGKHKTIFSSHIDTGDFVVVINAEKVSLSGSKLSQKMDYRHSGFPGGLRATNYADLLATDPRRAIEKAVKGMLPHNKLGNAQISKLKVYAGPTHPHAAQNPKPFEITQVAQ, from the coding sequence GTGCGTACGTACACCCCAAAGCCAGGCGACATTACTCGCGACTGGTATGTCATTGATGCAACAGACATCGTGCTCGGTCGATTGGCATCTCAGGTTGCCAACTTGCTACGTGGAAAGCACAAGACCATCTTTTCATCACATATTGACACCGGTGACTTCGTAGTAGTTATCAATGCCGAAAAAGTCTCACTTTCAGGTTCAAAACTTTCCCAGAAGATGGATTACCGTCACTCTGGTTTCCCAGGTGGCTTGCGCGCAACTAACTATGCTGATTTGCTTGCTACCGACCCACGCCGGGCAATTGAAAAAGCAGTGAAGGGAATGTTGCCACATAACAAACTTGGCAATGCACAAATCTCAAAGCTAAAGGTTTACGCGGGTCCAACGCACCCACATGCCGCCCAAAATCCAAAGCCCTTCGAAATTACACAGGTCGCGCAGTAA
- a CDS encoding antibiotic biosynthesis monooxygenase encodes MIIETAQIDIASGQESDFEMALDEAKNVLAKAKGFKGISVHRGVERPNVYLLTLKWDTVEDHTVGFRESDLFVQWRTLIGPFFANAPIVEHWELLNQ; translated from the coding sequence ATGATTATTGAAACAGCGCAGATTGACATTGCCTCAGGCCAGGAATCTGACTTTGAAATGGCACTTGACGAGGCTAAGAATGTCCTGGCCAAGGCAAAAGGGTTTAAAGGTATTTCCGTGCACCGTGGTGTCGAACGTCCCAACGTCTATCTACTCACTCTCAAGTGGGACACGGTCGAGGATCACACCGTAGGTTTTCGCGAGTCAGATCTTTTTGTGCAGTGGCGCACCCTAATCGGCCCTTTTTTCGCCAATGCGCCCATTGTGGAGCACTGGGAACTGCTAAACCAATAG
- a CDS encoding ABC transporter ATP-binding protein, translating into MGHIEVAHLTHTLPNGRILLLDVSFRVGEGSVTALIGANGSGKTTLMRMIAGDTPVQEGSITHTGSLGVMRQFVGHMTDGTVKDLLLTVAPKAVREVAKRIEKSLQEMTADSTEKNQMAYAQAISDWTDVGGYDLEVLWDVCTMNSLHLPFEIAQHRDASTLSGGEQKRLVLEALLRGNDEVLLLDEPDNYLDVPGKQWLEQELKATKKTVLLISHDRELLTQAPTQIVTVELGNAGNSIWTHGAGFATYEEIRRERFSRLEEMRRRWDEEHQKIKDLVQMYAIKAKYNDGLASRLQAARTRLRMFEEIGPPQAIPIEQKLKMRIKGGRTGKRAVVCTGLELVGLVQPFDADIWFGERIGVLGANGSGKSHFLRLLAAGGTSPELEHLPVSDLDISPVNHNGVAKLGARVRPGWFAQTHHHPELVGRHLLEILHRGDEHRAGMQQEAAARSLDRYGLAQASEQLFDQLSGGQQARFQILLLELSGATLLLLDEPTDNLDLESAQALESALDAFEGTVLAVTHDRWFAKSFDRFLIFGSDNSVRSSDDPVWDGS; encoded by the coding sequence ATGGGCCATATTGAGGTGGCACATCTAACCCATACCCTGCCAAACGGTCGCATTCTGCTTCTTGATGTCTCGTTCCGAGTGGGAGAAGGTTCAGTTACCGCGCTTATCGGTGCAAACGGCTCTGGGAAAACTACATTGATGCGAATGATTGCGGGAGATACTCCCGTGCAAGAAGGTTCAATCACGCACACCGGATCACTAGGTGTAATGCGTCAATTCGTTGGTCACATGACTGACGGAACGGTTAAAGATTTATTGCTGACTGTTGCCCCTAAAGCAGTGCGTGAAGTGGCCAAACGCATCGAAAAGTCGCTTCAAGAGATGACTGCTGACAGTACTGAGAAAAATCAAATGGCTTACGCACAAGCAATTTCAGATTGGACAGATGTTGGCGGCTACGATCTTGAAGTGCTTTGGGACGTTTGCACCATGAATTCCTTGCATCTACCATTTGAAATTGCGCAACATCGGGATGCCAGTACGCTCTCTGGCGGCGAACAGAAGCGGTTAGTTCTTGAAGCACTTTTGCGCGGTAACGATGAAGTTCTACTTCTCGATGAACCAGATAACTATCTCGATGTGCCCGGCAAGCAGTGGCTAGAGCAAGAGCTAAAAGCAACTAAGAAAACGGTTCTATTAATTAGCCATGATCGGGAGTTGTTGACGCAAGCGCCAACACAGATTGTGACCGTTGAATTAGGTAATGCCGGAAATTCGATTTGGACACATGGAGCTGGATTTGCCACATATGAGGAAATAAGGCGCGAGCGCTTTTCTCGGCTTGAGGAAATGCGTAGGCGTTGGGATGAAGAGCATCAGAAAATAAAGGATTTGGTTCAGATGTATGCCATCAAGGCCAAATACAATGATGGACTGGCATCTCGCCTACAGGCAGCTCGGACGCGACTACGTATGTTTGAAGAAATAGGTCCGCCACAAGCAATCCCGATAGAGCAGAAATTAAAGATGCGGATTAAAGGCGGACGCACCGGTAAACGAGCTGTTGTATGTACCGGGCTAGAACTTGTCGGCTTAGTTCAACCATTTGATGCTGATATTTGGTTCGGTGAACGCATTGGCGTACTAGGGGCTAATGGCTCGGGTAAGAGTCACTTCTTACGCCTGTTAGCTGCCGGCGGCACTTCGCCAGAGCTAGAGCATTTACCAGTGAGTGATCTCGATATCAGTCCGGTAAATCACAATGGCGTAGCGAAACTTGGAGCACGAGTGCGGCCAGGGTGGTTTGCCCAAACTCACCATCATCCCGAACTTGTCGGTCGGCACCTTCTCGAAATTCTGCATCGAGGCGACGAACATCGTGCTGGGATGCAACAGGAGGCCGCGGCTCGTTCTCTAGATCGTTATGGATTGGCGCAAGCATCTGAGCAGCTCTTCGATCAACTTTCGGGCGGCCAGCAAGCTCGTTTTCAAATCCTGCTCTTAGAGCTCTCGGGTGCAACACTCTTGTTGCTCGATGAACCAACCGATAACTTGGATTTGGAATCGGCACAAGCGCTGGAGTCGGCTCTGGATGCTTTCGAGGGAACGGTGCTTGCGGTAACTCATGATCGTTGGTTTGCAAAATCTTTTGATCGATTTTTGATTTTTGGCTCGGATAATTCAGTGCGCAGTTCTGATGACCCAGTTTGGGACGGATCATGA
- the truA gene encoding tRNA pseudouridine(38-40) synthase TruA, which translates to MNESLVASADEGLIRLRATLAYDGKDFRGWGSQPDQRTVQDTVEQAIAQVLRLPKVTVQCAGRTDAGVHARGQVIHFDIPAPMPHEPADLAYKFNSILPEDVAFQEIQETTSDFDARFAATSRSYIYLIYQGAPNPLLRFHAHRCWQPLDIDLMHEASQLLLGLHDFASFCRKRDGSTTIRTLHQFDWSRTKDGLIRADVTADAFCHSMVRGLVGAVLAVGEGKRTKDWLVDYLEGRERSTGLFIAPALGLTLDKVDYPEPAKYAHRITQTLRMRDLDGPY; encoded by the coding sequence ATGAATGAGTCCCTCGTCGCATCTGCCGATGAGGGACTCATTCGGTTACGAGCCACTTTGGCTTACGACGGCAAAGATTTCCGCGGCTGGGGTAGCCAACCCGATCAGCGCACAGTTCAAGATACGGTTGAGCAGGCAATAGCTCAGGTACTTCGGCTGCCGAAAGTGACCGTGCAATGTGCAGGTCGCACCGATGCTGGGGTGCATGCTCGCGGACAAGTTATCCATTTCGACATTCCAGCTCCAATGCCACACGAACCAGCTGATCTTGCCTACAAATTCAACTCAATCTTGCCCGAGGATGTGGCCTTCCAAGAGATTCAAGAAACTACATCAGATTTTGATGCTCGTTTCGCTGCCACTTCTCGGTCTTATATTTATCTGATTTACCAAGGAGCGCCTAATCCACTCTTGCGATTCCATGCCCATCGCTGCTGGCAACCTTTGGATATTGACTTGATGCATGAAGCAAGTCAACTGCTGTTGGGTCTACACGATTTTGCAAGCTTCTGTCGAAAGCGCGACGGTAGCACCACGATTCGCACGTTGCACCAATTTGACTGGTCGCGGACAAAGGATGGCTTGATTCGGGCAGATGTTACCGCTGATGCTTTTTGCCACTCTATGGTGCGCGGTCTTGTCGGCGCGGTTCTGGCTGTAGGCGAAGGTAAGCGAACCAAGGATTGGTTAGTCGACTATTTAGAAGGCAGAGAAAGGTCAACGGGTCTGTTTATTGCTCCTGCACTTGGACTGACCCTAGACAAAGTTGACTATCCAGAGCCGGCCAAGTACGCGCACCGCATCACTCAAACTTTAAGAATGCGAGATTTAGATGGGCCATATTGA
- a CDS encoding 50S ribosomal protein L17, with amino-acid sequence MPRPAKGARMGGSASHERLILANLATALFEHGRITTTEARARRLRPVAERLVTFAKKGDLHARRRVLTVIRNKDVVHTLFSEIGPRFENRQGGYTRIVKIGPRKGDNAPMAVIELCEPLAEAVVREATAATKVAAKAPAVTEAVESEVVETEATDAVETEVADVVDTPEAEAAIEEVEAIEAETAEEVTEEAAEEAAAEVATEEVVPSTDSTGTETESKDSES; translated from the coding sequence ATGCCAAGGCCAGCTAAAGGCGCGAGAATGGGCGGAAGCGCTTCACATGAGCGTCTGATCCTTGCAAATCTTGCAACTGCATTATTTGAGCATGGTCGCATCACTACAACTGAGGCAAGGGCTCGCCGCCTACGCCCAGTTGCTGAGCGTCTAGTAACTTTCGCAAAAAAAGGTGACCTGCACGCTCGTCGTCGGGTATTGACAGTTATTCGTAATAAGGATGTTGTCCATACCTTGTTTAGCGAAATTGGTCCACGTTTCGAAAACCGTCAAGGTGGCTACACTCGCATCGTAAAGATTGGACCACGTAAAGGCGATAACGCACCTATGGCTGTTATTGAACTTTGTGAGCCACTGGCCGAAGCAGTAGTTCGTGAAGCAACTGCAGCAACTAAAGTTGCTGCCAAGGCACCGGCTGTAACTGAAGCTGTTGAATCAGAAGTAGTTGAGACCGAAGCTACTGATGCAGTGGAAACTGAAGTCGCTGATGTTGTGGATACTCCAGAAGCGGAAGCAGCCATTGAAGAAGTTGAAGCAATCGAAGCTGAGACCGCCGAGGAAGTAACCGAGGAAGCTGCAGAAGAAGCAGCGGCTGAAGTTGCAACTGAGGAAGTCGTCCCAAGCACCGACTCAACCGGCACTGAAACAGAATCTAAAGACAGCGAAAGCTAA